The nucleotide window GCAGGAAAAGCCCGTCCAGAAGTTCGGGCGTATAGGAACTGCCGCCGCCGATGACTGTTAATTTCATATGGGCTTCCCGAGACGCAGGAGGTCTTCGAGCACAATTGTAACCTGTTACAGAACAATGAGTTACAGAAATACCGGCTTCCGCATGCTGTGGGCTATATCATAACGTGACGCACGGCGTAATTCAATGTGCGGCGCGGATAGCGCGTGGCGCTCAGTCCCGGTCTTCGACCAGCGACGCGGCCTCTATCAGGCCGAGATAGTGGTCTAAAGTGCCATCGTCAAGGCAGCATTCGATGATGCGGCGGCCCAGCGGCATCAGGTCCACTTCCAGATAGGCGCGCAGTTGCTCGTGGAAGAATTCGCGGAGGATGCCCGCGCCGCGGTCATAGGCCGCTTCGCCAACCTCCGGCTGTGTCTCCACCTGCAGCATCCAATGTTCGAGCGTGTGGCCTTCGACCATGACCGTATCGAGCGCGTAACCCAGGAGCGGACATCGCGCGGGGACCACCTGTTTCGGTGTAAACCAGGCCCCGCCGCGCCGCGCCAGGTATTCACGCGCGACCCACTGCGGCATGAACCCGACGTGCCACGCGCCAATGTACTGGTTCGGGCACAGGATGTACCGCACCTCGGGTGTGCTCAGGATCTGGTCGAGCAACAGGTTCGCCTGCTCGACGCGGCGCCCGGTGGCGAAGGGCCAATAGGAGCCTACCCCCTCGGAACTCATGCCCTCGGAATCAACGATACTCGGGTTATCGTGGCCGCGCGGCGCTACCAGCCGCCACAGCCACGCCAGCGCGGGCGGCAGCACGTGGAACAGGCCAAGAATGCCATAGGAAGGCGCGGCAGCGGTGCATGGCGGCGTGCGCACGCCGAAACTCCGTATGTCCACGCGCACGGGTCCGCTGACCACATCCGGAACGGCCTGACGCGGCAGGACCACGCGCGGATTGGGGCAGCGCTGACCCGGCTTGTCTTCAATGTGGTCCCAGATCAGCGCCGTCCCCCCTGGCGCCACGTCGATATTCAGGAAGAGCAGGGGATATTTCGAATGGACGGTGACTGCTTCCAGATGCGGGTCAATGCCATAGTGCGTGATGTGGTTGGTGCGGACAAACCAGGCGTCTTCCGCGTCCATCAGCGCCAGCTTGCCGTCGCCGCGGTCGAGCGACGGGTGGCACAGCGCCATGTCGTCCGTGACGGGCCTCAGGTCGCACGCGCGCGGCAGGACCAGGTGGCGCTTTTCGCCCGTAACGGTGTTGACGCCGAGCAGGAGCCGCCCGTCGGTTTCGCGGTGAATGTGTTCGAGCATTTCGCTCTTGCCGCCGCCGCTGGCCCCTTCATGCATGATCGTGACCTGGTTGTCGTACGGCGTCACGACGCGCACCGTCGAGCAGTGCGCGGTGATCCAGTCCTCCTCCTCGCCCAAATGGATAAGCACGCCGTAGACGCCTTTTTTCGCGCTCGGGCCCGGATACAGGTTGTAGCTGAACAGTTCGTAGAGACTGCGCGTACGGTTGTGCACGACGACCTGTCTGCCGCCGAAGTGCGTATGCCGGAACGGCGGCGCGACATAGATCACCGACTTCGGCGAGAACCGCTCGGGCGGTTCCGCCAGTATCCCCTGGAGCAGCGCCAGGCCGAACGCGAAAAAGCCCGCGTTCGCGGGCGCGATGACCATCGAATCCACGCCCTTGCCGGGCGCGCCCGCCACGAAGAATAAGACGGCCAGTTCCTGGGTTTTCAACCACGCAAAGGTCTCTTCGCGAACTGCGCCGAAGTCCCTCTGAAACCGCTCCTGGAAACGCGGCTTGTCCGTCGGCGACGCATCCGCGACGAAGAGGCAATCCGGGTCGCGGCGGCGCATGTACGGCTCGGGGTAGTTCGCGGCGATACCGTTGCGGGCGCGGCACACGCGCGCCTCGACGGCCCGGCCCTTCCCAGGCACGTCATAGGCAACCTCATGCCAGCCGTTGACCGCGTCGCGACAGGCCAGGTCCGCGAGTTGCTCCACGCTGCCCGCCAGATGGTATCCCGGGCACGCGGCCAGCACCTCCGCCGCTTCGAGGGGCACGCTGCACCGCACAGGTTCAAACCAGGTGGTCATCCGTTGCTCCTTACCCGCGCGGAGACAGGGTCAAGGCTCGGCAGATAAACGCCGCGGCGCGGGATTTGTTCAGCACGTAAAAATGCACACCCGGCACGCCGTGTTGCACCAGTTCCTCAACTTGGCGCGCCGCGTAGTACACGCCGACCAGGAACTGGCCCTCCTCGTCCGGGTGCGCTTCCAGGCGTTCGATGAGCTTTGGCGTGAGCGAGGCGCCGCACATCGACGTGATGCGCTTGACCTGCGCCAGGCTCGTCACGGGCAGGATGCCCGGCACCACCGGCACGTGGATTCCGTCGCGCTCGCAGCGGTCCTGGAAACGGTAGAAATCGTCGTTGTCGTAGAACAGCTGCGAAATGACCGCGTCCGCGCCCGCGTCCACCTTCTTCTTGAGATATTCGAGGTCCGCTGCGCGGCTGGGTGATTCCGGGTGCATCTCGGGATAACCCGCCACGGCTACGCTGAACACCGGAAATTCACCGCGAATCAGGCGTACAAGCTCTTCCGCGTGTTGCAGGCCGTTGGGATGCGGCTGAAACGTGCGGTCGCCCCCGGGCGGGTCGCCGCGCAAGGCGACGATGTAGGGGATGCCGAGTTCCTGCGCCCGCAGCAAATACGCGCGCAGGCCATCGCGCGACGCGCCCACGCACGTGAGGTGCGTCGCGACCGGCAGCGCGGGATACTCCCGCATGACGCGGGCAAGCACTTGCAGGGTGCGGTCGCGCGTCGAACCGCCCGCGCCGTAGGTACACGTGATGAACGCCGGGTCGCAACCCGCGAGTTCCTTCAGGTGCTGAAACAGATTGTCCAGCCCTTCTTCCGTCTTGGGCGGAAAGAGTTCAAAGGACAGGGCCAGAGCCCGCCGCCGGTAAATCTCGGATAGTGTTAGATACGCCATGCCGTGTTTCGTCTCTGCCCCAATGCGCGCGTCATTGTAGTGGCCGAAACCGGCTTGCGCAACTGCATGGCGCGGTCGCGGGGCCGCGGCGGGTCCCGTTGCGCATCCCGGCGAAGTTTCACCGCGCCGCCGGTTTGTGTCATGATTCAGGGCAGGGTGTGCGTTCTACCATAGAACACCGCGCCATGGTACATTCCGATGGGTACAGGATGAAACCCGTTTCACCAGGCAGACCATATAGCCTCGCGCGCGCGGCAGCCACGCTGGCCGTTCTGGGCGCCGCGGCGGCCGTGTTCGCACAGGATTCGCCGCCGCACGGACCCGTTCCCTGGCTCGACTGGGTCGCCGAACGCATGGCCTTCGCCCTGACCGAGGCCGCACCCGCCGGAACGCCCGAACCCGATGAAACCGAGCCGCCGCCTTCGGGCGATACCGCCGCCGAATTGGCCCGGTTGAGCCATGAATTGCGTGAAGTGCGCTCCGAACTGCGCTATCTGCGGTCCACGCTGGACTATTACATCGAGGACGTCGTCGGCAAACTTCAGGACGAGAACGCGCAGCTGCGCGCGGAATTACAGCGTGTGTATGCCCTGCAGGCGTCCGCGCCGGACTCCGTATTCCCGGCCGTGCCCCGCCCGAGCGACGACCTCGTGGCCGAGGTGCTCGGCGAGACCGTCGAACGGATGCTCGACCGGGCCGGCGAACCGGCTCCGGGAACGGCAGGCTCCGGCGCCGCTCCAGACGCCGACGGCGCGGGGCAGACCCCGGATGACGCGGCTATCGCCGTCCCCGAACCGTTTTCTTATGAGGTCATTGCGGAATGGGGCCGCGAACCCGAAGACGACGCCGTGCTGCGCGGGGAGGCGTCCTCGCTGAAGGGAATGGTGTGCCTCGTGCCACGGCACAGCAACCGCGAGGACATCATTGCGCTCGGGCGCGACCTCCGGATGGAACTCGACGCGTACGATAACATCAACGTCGAGGTTTTCGATGAAGAACACGCCGCGCGCACCTTCGCCGAAACCAGCGTGTCCGCCGGACCCGAGCATCGCGTGCTCAGTATCTCGAAACACCAGGCCAGCGGACGCGACACCATCGTCTACTTCGAGAACGGTATCGCGAAGGAAGTCCCTGCGGATACCCCCTGAGCCCCCGGAAAACCGGAGTCAAAGCATCCTTCGTTTCCCTTGGCCTCGCGTGTGAGTTCGGCATCCCACCGCTCAGTGCCGTCTTGTGCTCGGGCTTTTTCCTTTTTATCGATATGTACCGGCCTTGATGACGCCCCAGAGTCGCGTTTTTCGCATATATCCTGTTTTGTGGAATGGCTATTGACGAAAACTGCGCTTTTATGGTACTTATGAAGTGTGAAGTTCGTAAACAGCTGGAGTGCCGTCAGGATGTCACTACGGCTGGAAGCGCCGTGCCTGTATCCGTGCGTTGTTCCCAGCACGGTCGAAGATTCCCCGCGCCCAGTCGCCCGCATCGTGCGGGCGCGGGCACATTCGCCATTGTCAGCAATAAGGAGACCGGGTATGAGAAACAGAGGCTTCACACTCATCGAACTGCTGGTGGTTATCGCGATCATTGGTATCCTGGCCGCCATTCTGCTTCCCGCGCTGGCGCGGGCCCGCGAGTCCGCGCGCCGGGCCAGTTGCCAGAACAATCTGAAAGAACTCGGGCTCGTATACAAGATGTATGCAAACGAGGACCCCGGCGAGCGATTCCCGACGAACAATGTGTACGGCTGCAAGCCTTGGGAAGACAATCCGCTTATCGGCGAATTGGACCCCGAGTTCATTGTCAACACTATCCAGGTTTATCCCGAGTACCTGAATGATCCCGGCATCACGCTGTGTCCTTCTGCTACGACGGGCAGCGACCCCGCGGTGGTCTATGACGAGGCCAATGACCTGGCACAGGTCTGGAACGGGACTTCCTTCGCGCCCACGGAGGGCGTGCCCAACACGCGTTTCTATCCCTGCGAGACGGACAGCGGCACGACCAGCTACCTCTATCTTGGCTGGGCGACCGTGCTTCCGGGTCTCACGAACAAGGATGTGCCCGGCGGCGTCGACGCCACAGGCGCGCTTACTTGGTTGCTGACCAACAACCCCAAGCTGGTTTCGGTTCTCTTTTCCG belongs to Candidatus Hydrogenedentota bacterium and includes:
- a CDS encoding DUF4914 family protein; its protein translation is MTTWFEPVRCSVPLEAAEVLAACPGYHLAGSVEQLADLACRDAVNGWHEVAYDVPGKGRAVEARVCRARNGIAANYPEPYMRRRDPDCLFVADASPTDKPRFQERFQRDFGAVREETFAWLKTQELAVLFFVAGAPGKGVDSMVIAPANAGFFAFGLALLQGILAEPPERFSPKSVIYVAPPFRHTHFGGRQVVVHNRTRSLYELFSYNLYPGPSAKKGVYGVLIHLGEEEDWITAHCSTVRVVTPYDNQVTIMHEGASGGGKSEMLEHIHRETDGRLLLGVNTVTGEKRHLVLPRACDLRPVTDDMALCHPSLDRGDGKLALMDAEDAWFVRTNHITHYGIDPHLEAVTVHSKYPLLFLNIDVAPGGTALIWDHIEDKPGQRCPNPRVVLPRQAVPDVVSGPVRVDIRSFGVRTPPCTAAAPSYGILGLFHVLPPALAWLWRLVAPRGHDNPSIVDSEGMSSEGVGSYWPFATGRRVEQANLLLDQILSTPEVRYILCPNQYIGAWHVGFMPQWVAREYLARRGGAWFTPKQVVPARCPLLGYALDTVMVEGHTLEHWMLQVETQPEVGEAAYDRGAGILREFFHEQLRAYLEVDLMPLGRRIIECCLDDGTLDHYLGLIEAASLVEDRD
- the metF gene encoding methylenetetrahydrofolate reductase [NAD(P)H], which gives rise to MAYLTLSEIYRRRALALSFELFPPKTEEGLDNLFQHLKELAGCDPAFITCTYGAGGSTRDRTLQVLARVMREYPALPVATHLTCVGASRDGLRAYLLRAQELGIPYIVALRGDPPGGDRTFQPHPNGLQHAEELVRLIRGEFPVFSVAVAGYPEMHPESPSRAADLEYLKKKVDAGADAVISQLFYDNDDFYRFQDRCERDGIHVPVVPGILPVTSLAQVKRITSMCGASLTPKLIERLEAHPDEEGQFLVGVYYAARQVEELVQHGVPGVHFYVLNKSRAAAFICRALTLSPRG
- a CDS encoding DUF1559 domain-containing protein is translated as MRNRGFTLIELLVVIAIIGILAAILLPALARARESARRASCQNNLKELGLVYKMYANEDPGERFPTNNVYGCKPWEDNPLIGELDPEFIVNTIQVYPEYLNDPGITLCPSATTGSDPAVVYDEANDLAQVWNGTSFAPTEGVPNTRFYPCETDSGTTSYLYLGWATVLPGLTNKDVPGGVDATGALTWLLTNNPKLVSVLFSVFNVVYGLTDNVTQPNNLAEIDALIRKLDDDIQNADGFGTTLYRFREGIERFLITDINNPAAASKAQSTLWVQCDWVSADVGQEFNHVPGGSNVLYMDGHVDFIRYPTLWPVNRTMGWMQSEPFQDLL